A region of Salvia splendens isolate huo1 chromosome 17, SspV2, whole genome shotgun sequence DNA encodes the following proteins:
- the LOC121774280 gene encoding uncharacterized protein LOC121774280, whose protein sequence is MFAFRNQILGDICAIQEQEQAEEQVPRPIRRRTSVYREHGVAHQRLFEDYFADEPRWGPTVFSPSLRIVHAMEAPRRVLPAAARCGQQNRSIPAYEVHGCASSVGLWHYNGHVRRISSRQRYNWGECLAKFYEGVVDAFRATYLRKPNAEDCQFLMRMHDRVHDSTGMLGSIDCMHWEWKNCLAEWRGQFTSGYKGTHTTIILEAIVGHRLWIWQAHFGVAISPTMKLNRG, encoded by the coding sequence GATTCTCGGAGATATATGTGCAATACAGGAGCAAGAGCAAGCCGAAGAGCAGGTCCCGAGGCCCATCCGTCGCCGGACGTCCGTCTACCGAGAGCATGGAGTAGCTCATCAACGTCTATTTGAAGACTACTTCGCCGATGAGCCACGGTGGGGACCGACGGTTTTTTCGCCGAGTCTCCGCATTGTTCACGCGATGGAGGCCCCGCGACGAGTACTTCCAGCAGCGGCAAGATGCGGCCAACAGAATCGGTCTATCCCCGCTTACGAAGTACATGGTTGCGCTTCGTCAGTTGGCCTATGGCACTACaacggacatgttcgacgaatatcTTCACGTCAGCGATACAACTGGGGGGAGTGTCTGGCAAAATTTTATGAGGGTGTGGTTGACGCCTTCAGGGcaacatatttgcgcaagccgaatGCTGAAGATTGCCAGTTCCTGATGAGGATGCACGATAGGGTGCACGACTCTACTGGAATGTTAGGGAGCAttgactgtatgcactgggagtggaaaaATTGTCTGGCAgagtggagaggccaattcaccaGTGGGTATAAGGGTACCCACACGACGATTATCCTTGAAGCCATCGTTGGCCACCGTCTTTGGATCTGGCAAGCTCACTTTGGTGTGGCGATTAGTCCGACGATGAAGCTGAATCGAGGGTAG